From the genome of Salarias fasciatus chromosome 22, fSalaFa1.1, whole genome shotgun sequence:
GCAGAATCTCGATGGATAAAATGACCAGAGGCAAATCAGGAAGTGACGGAGCAGATCCATGAACACCAGCTGGAGGCCGAAAGCTTTCAAAACGCCGCTGCTGCCAAACACTTCTTACAAAAACCCATCGCTCACTGCCCCGCACACAAACAACGCGACAGCTTTCAATTTACCTTCCTCTGATAAGCCCCGCCCGGCTGCCACTCCAGGGATGCTAAAACAAACACGCCGACCCGCGTCTCGTGGTCCCGTCACACCCTCGCGATAagagtttctttatttttacactATAAATATAAAAGTGTGACAGCGGTGGCCTTTTGTCGCTGCGGCTCAGAGGTCGAGAGAAGGCAAGGGTGAGAAGGCAGAGGCTGAATGATACTGGTAATAATATGCCCGTCAGAATATATACACATCTTTACCTCTAAAAATAGTAGGATTCTCCCGATTTGTATCAAATGACCATATTGAAATATAATATTTGAATTCAATatatatttgaataaaatatatatgtgtAGATTTGTTTGTATCTCTTTTACAAAAGCAGAAGGCATGGTggtagagtgtgtgtgagtgtgtgtgtgtgtgtgtgtgtttatgtgtgtgtgagtgtgtgttacaaCATTTCGCTGGGGGCAGTTAAAACTCATGTTGGCTTACAAAAAGGCACAATCTCGTTCAGAATAATTTGTTCTTTGAAAAGTGGGCACGGCGTCTCCTTAAAACTCGGTTCAACAATAAGCTGCGTTTTCGTCTCAGTGAGGGTTCGCCTGAGTTAACATTCATGAGGAGCTTCTCGTCCGGGACCAACCGGTTCTCTCCTCACGGTGAAAAGTCTCGAGCGTCTTTGTCCACGTTTCCAAAAGAGAAGCCCTCCGCTCACTGCAAATGCCCTAAAATACTGTCCACGTCCTTTAAAAGAGGCACAAACGTCCTGTAATAGAAGGAATACGGTCCTACAAAAACATAATATAGAGGGGAATGCAGAAGAGAGCTGTGGATCCGTGTgacggcgggcggcggcggcggtaatgccctcagacctccagacccctcaGAGATGAGCCGAGTGGGACACAGCGGACCCTCCAGGTCTGAGGCCAGACCCACCGCACCAACGGCTCGCCCTCGTGTCTTTGTACAGCGAGGTgagggagcggaggaggaggaggaggagcagcagcgcaCTCCGACAGTGTCTGAACCTTCAGCCGCTCCACTTCCAGCCTGCTTGTTTCTTCCTGTAAACGGCGGCtcggctcggcggcggcggcgcagacAGAGAGGCACTTCTGTAATCTCTATCGGGGCAGCTTAAAGTCTTCTTTAGTAACATCAGGATGTCTGCGGGTacaaagcaggaggaggaggaggacgctcaCCGCCTCAAAAAGTCACTTTAAAAACCGACCGTCAGGCCCGCTCGGCGCGTCTCCTCGTGCACGGGAGACTCAACTGGCACTAACAAGGCGTGAAGGCATCCCCGAGGCAGTTTGCAAAGAGTATGACGGTTAGATTTCCTCGTcaggtttaaaaataaaagataaaagaaaagcGTGTAATCTCTTAGTGTTTCAGTCCAGCAGGAGCTCGTCCCGCTGCGTTTCGTCCAgagacagaagtgtgtgtgtgtgtgtgtgtgtgtgtgtgtgtgtgtgtgtgtgtgtgtgtgtggactgactGTACAACAGAGGCTGTGAAAACGGGATTCTGCACAAACGGGAAGAAAACCTAAACACCTGCAGGGGAGCGGTGATTGTGCAGACGTGTCGGGAGCAGGAGGCTTTTTGTTCTGTTAAGTAATTTCAGGAGTGAAGCGAGGTGGCGAGCGAAAGGCCGACGACTCCTTTAATTATTGCACCAAAATGAAGCGTCCTGCGTGAGACACACGGTTTAATGACGTGTTTAAGGTTTTGTTCCTATTTgagcaaataaaaaaacccccagAAACGATCTCTGAGTAAAACCTGCTGCGCTCGTCGCTGTCTGTACCAAGAGTCAGCTGCAGGTTTCCACCTCTGGTCCTTTGAGTGTGTGGACAAGTGTGTGTCTTGTgagatcctgtgtgtgtgtgtgtgtgttcagcagccGCTGTTTTCCAGAGACAGCTGCGCGgtggctctctgcagctccgagCTCGCCCGGCGCTGGGTGGGAGGCGGCGGCAGCATCAGCCCTAAAATaaccccgcctcctcctcctgccgctgctgctcttcctcctcctcctcctcctcctcccccgtcctcctcctcctcctccctcctcccctcggactccccctccccttcctcgGCCCTCACTTTCTTGTCCTCCGCCTCGTCCCGCTCTCCGTCCGCCTCCATCTTCTGGTCCTCGCTCCAGCGGCGCTTGAAGCGCAGCTTGAGTGGGATGCAGCGCGTGCCGCCGGGGCTGATGGGAGCCGCCTGGCCCGGCTCGCTCTTCAGGCCTGTCAGGGGGAAGGCCGGGCCGCCGGGGGGAGGCGTGGCGGGGGTCTTGAAGACCTCCTCGTCATCGTCGGGGTCATCGTCGTTGGGGTTGCCGGGGGCGGCGGGGGAGCTGCCGCCGCGCCCGTTGGCCTGGAGGTGGTGCTGGAGGGCAGCGCGGGCGAAGATGTCACCTTCGCCGTCCTCGGCGTGGTTGAGCTCGTCCTCCTCGCTGATGTCGGTcacttccacctcctcctcagactcgaTGTCCGAGATCGGCTCCACCTGAAACATTCAATCACACGCTTGAGGAACAAACGGACGATTCCTGAACGTGGACGGCGTGAGAAACAAACTCTTCACagactcaaaacaaaaacaagcacctGTACTTTAATCTGAGTCCGGCTGACTTCACCGTCAAAATCCCACCGTGTGCTTATATTCAGAGCTTTTATTCACCTTTATCTTGGGAGGTCCTGCGCCGAGCCCCGATCCGCTGAGGTGACCAGAAGCTGTGAAGGAGGAGGCCtccctggaggaagaggaggaggaggaggaggagggagcagccAGCGAGCTTCCCGCCTCTCGCTGCTTGcggccgagcggcggcggctgcagcttGAACTTGAAGGGCGACGGGTGCTGGTGGCCGTCGTCCTGCTGGCCGAGCGCgtggggcagcggcagcggcgggccGTGCAGGTGGTGCGCGGCCGGCTTCTCGGGGGTGGGGCGGTGGGGCTGCGGGATGACGATGTTGGGGTAGTGGAGGAAGGCGCGGGGGCTGAGGTGGTAGTTGTAGACGGACTGGGTGTGGGCCTGCAGGTAGTGCTTCATGTCCTCCGGGTTGAAGGAGAAGTGGGAGCCCATCATGGGGGACgacagggagggggagggggtgtaCGGCAGGTGGGGGGTCGGGGTCATCGACAGGGCCGGGGACAGGGTGGGGGCCAGCAGGCCCCCGGGGCCCGGCAGGGGGGAGACGGGGAACGGGGACAGCGGCTCCGGGTGGACCCTGGGCGCCGGCCTGGGGAGCCCGGCGGGGTTCGGCGCCCCGCCGTAGACCCTGAACAGAGACTCGTGGGCCAGGCGAGGGGGGAGGAGGCCCCGGAACGCCCTCTCGGGCCCCACGGCCCGCTCCTCGGCGcccaccgcctcctccagctcggaGTTTGTGGAGGTGCCGTCGCTGCAGTCGCTCACGGAGCCGCGGGCCATGCGGCGCGCCACGCTGCTGAACATGCCGGGGCTGCGCAGCTCCTCGCTGGACGACAGCACCTCGGAGGGCGTGGACGGCGGGAAGCGGAAGTGGGTGCCTCCAGTCGGCACTGGGGGGGCGCTCTGGGGGACTCCTCGACCTGCGTCAaggaaaaaatgtttatttttatttattttttacagcaGAAATTTCTCTGGTTTGCttctttttggttttatttttatacatAGCTGTTGAACAGTCATACAGCGAACCGCCACTAGTTGGAGCTACAGAGCCGTCACCCAGCAGCCCCACTGCCTGAGCAGACGGCAGAACCATCGCAGTTTGgtcaggaaacaaaaacaacaaccaaaaactgGCACAAAATGACTCCAGAGAAGAAAAGCACAACCACATTCAGGTCAAACATTTCAGCATGAaccacagcggcggcggcagcggcggctaGCAGTGTGTTCAAACACACTCAGGACAATCTGACACGGTTTACCCAGAGATCCAACGATCCCGCCCCGTCCGACAAAA
Proteins encoded in this window:
- the erf gene encoding ETS domain-containing transcription factor ERF, with protein sequence MKTPADSGFAFPEWAYKPESSPGSRQIQLWHFILELLRKEEYHDVIAWQGDYGEFVIKDPDEVARLWGARKCKPQMNYDKLSRALRYYYNKRILHKTKGKRFTYKFNFNKLVLVNYPFIDMGSGRGVPQSAPPVPTGGTHFRFPPSTPSEVLSSSEELRSPGMFSSVARRMARGSVSDCSDGTSTNSELEEAVGAEERAVGPERAFRGLLPPRLAHESLFRVYGGAPNPAGLPRPAPRVHPEPLSPFPVSPLPGPGGLLAPTLSPALSMTPTPHLPYTPSPSLSSPMMGSHFSFNPEDMKHYLQAHTQSVYNYHLSPRAFLHYPNIVIPQPHRPTPEKPAAHHLHGPPLPLPHALGQQDDGHQHPSPFKFKLQPPPLGRKQREAGSSLAAPSSSSSSSSSREASSFTASGHLSGSGLGAGPPKIKVEPISDIESEEEVEVTDISEEDELNHAEDGEGDIFARAALQHHLQANGRGGSSPAAPGNPNDDDPDDDEEVFKTPATPPPGGPAFPLTGLKSEPGQAAPISPGGTRCIPLKLRFKRRWSEDQKMEADGERDEAEDKKVRAEEGEGESEGRREEEEEDGGGGGGGGGRAAAAGGGGGVILGLMLPPPPTQRRASSELQRATAQLSLENSGC